In the genome of Diaphorobacter sp. HDW4A, the window CAGCAGACCGGCCATGGCCGTTGCACACAGGAGTCGACGACGCGAGCCTTGATGTTGATGAGTTGATGCGATGGTCATGTCTTGTCCCCTCTCGTTGATTGTTTGAGCGATGGCGGTGGCGGATCGCTCAGGCCGCCGAAAAGATCCAGCCGGACATGGGCGCGCTGCGGATCAGGCGCGTCTCCTGCGCCACGATCAGGTGCTCGGACGCGGCCAGATAGGCAGGGAAACCCGGGTGCGCGTCGCGCTGCTGGCTGCGGCGTTCGTAGTCCGCCAGATCGGTGTAGGCCCACAGATGTACGAACTGATTGAGCGGCCCGACCTGACTGATGTAGAAGCCCAGCGGATGCGCTAGCGTCTGCATGAGAATCGGTAGGGCGAGACGGTTGAACACCTCCAGAAACTCGCCCATGCGGCGCAGACGGATGGTGTAGATGCGGTGATCGACCAGTGGTCGCTGCAGGGTGTCAGGCGACATGGCGCGCGGCCTCCGTTGCGCTGCTGAATTCCGGATGCGCGAGCGCCCCCGCGATGACATGGGCCGTGAGCCAGCCGAAGGTCATCGCCGGGCCCAGCGTGATGCCCGCGCCGGGGTAGTTGCCACCCATCACGCTGGCCCGGTCGTTGCCCACCGCGTAGAGGCCGGAGATCACGGAACCGTCCACGCGTTGCACCTCGCCCGCCGCCGTGGTGCGCAGGCCATCGAAGGTGCCGAGGTCGCCCATCAGCACCTTCACCGCGTAGTAGGGGCCTTTGCCCACGGGCGCAACACAGGGGTTGGGCCGATGCGCGGGATCGGCCAGATAGCGGTTGAAGGCCGTGGTGCCCCGGCCGAACTGCGCATCCACGCCATGGCTTGCCGTGTCGTTGTACTCGTGCACCGTGGCTTCTAGCCCCACCGCATCGATACCCGTGGCCCGCGCCAAATCGGCCAGCGTGCGGCCCTTGAAAAGATAGCCCTTGCGGATCAGCCCGCCCAACGGCATGGGCGCGGGCTTGGCGTAGCCAAGACCGTACGTGGAAATCGTGGACTGGTCGCAGATGAGCCACATCGCCGTCTCCTGCTGGCCCGCGCAAGCCTCGATCATGGCTGCGCCCACGTCGTGGTACGAATTGGACTCGTTGGTAAAGCGCCTGCCGTTCCTGAGCACGCCGATGATGCCGGGCTTGTAGCGGTCGAGCAGGTGCGGGAACACTCCCACTCGGCCGCCGGACAGCGGCACAAGCGAGACCGGCATCCACGCGGCCGCGCCCGTGCCGTCAAAGCGCATGTCAGCATGCCCACCCACCGCCTCTGCCAGACGCAATCCGTCTCCGGTATTGCCTTCAGGCACGGGCGAGAGATGCTCTCCGCCGCGCTGCAGATGCGGGTAGCGCGCTGCGATGCGCGCCAGATCCTGCGCATAGCCGCCGCAGGCGAGCACCACGCCGCGCCGCGCCGTGATGCGCTGCTCGTGCCCCTGCAACTGCACGCGCGCACCGTTCACGCGACCATCGGCCAGCAGCAGTTCACGCGCATCCGCGTTGGTGTGGATGGGAATGCCCAGATCAAAACAGCTCTTGGCCAGCCGCGCGGCCAGTGCATTGCCGCTGGTCACCTGCACGCCGCGCCGGTAACGCAGCAAATCGAGCAGATGCCCGCCAAGCCGCCGCGCCACATAGGCCGCCGACACGAGCGACTTGGTTGCGCGAAAGAAGTGCTTCAGATCGGCGTTCGATGAATTGAACATCATGCCGACGAAGGTGATGGTTTCCAGCGGCGGACGCAGCCGCGCGAGGTCCGCGCCCAGCAGGCTGGAATCAAAAGGTGCAGCCAGAATCGAGCGACCCACCTGTGCCCCGCCAGGAGCATCCGGGTGATAGTCCGGATAGAGCGTGGGCAGGAACTGGACAGCCGTTTCGCGCTCGAACCATTCCACCATGCGCGGAGCGTTGTCTAGAAAAGCCTCGACGCTCGCCTCGTCATAATAGTCTCCCGTCTGATGCCGCATGTAGGTGCGCATGGCCGGGCGGTCATCGGGCACCTGCGCGTGCCTGCTGCCGGGAATCCACAGCACGCCACCGGAGAAC includes:
- a CDS encoding NIPSNAP family protein, coding for MSPDTLQRPLVDHRIYTIRLRRMGEFLEVFNRLALPILMQTLAHPLGFYISQVGPLNQFVHLWAYTDLADYERRSQQRDAHPGFPAYLAASEHLIVAQETRLIRSAPMSGWIFSAA
- a CDS encoding FAD-dependent oxidoreductase produces the protein MSSPTSTSLPQDLICDLLVIGSGAGGLATAITARKLGLDVVVIEKEPVFGGTTAFSGGVLWIPGSRHAQVPDDRPAMRTYMRHQTGDYYDEASVEAFLDNAPRMVEWFERETAVQFLPTLYPDYHPDAPGGAQVGRSILAAPFDSSLLGADLARLRPPLETITFVGMMFNSSNADLKHFFRATKSLVSAAYVARRLGGHLLDLLRYRRGVQVTSGNALAARLAKSCFDLGIPIHTNADARELLLADGRVNGARVQLQGHEQRITARRGVVLACGGYAQDLARIAARYPHLQRGGEHLSPVPEGNTGDGLRLAEAVGGHADMRFDGTGAAAWMPVSLVPLSGGRVGVFPHLLDRYKPGIIGVLRNGRRFTNESNSYHDVGAAMIEACAGQQETAMWLICDQSTISTYGLGYAKPAPMPLGGLIRKGYLFKGRTLADLARATGIDAVGLEATVHEYNDTASHGVDAQFGRGTTAFNRYLADPAHRPNPCVAPVGKGPYYAVKVLMGDLGTFDGLRTTAAGEVQRVDGSVISGLYAVGNDRASVMGGNYPGAGITLGPAMTFGWLTAHVIAGALAHPEFSSATEAARHVA